One Telluria mixta DNA window includes the following coding sequences:
- a CDS encoding LysR family transcriptional regulator produces MNYTIGQGDLDGVVVFLAVAEERGFRAAARRLGITPSAVSQAIRAFEGRIGVTLLSRTTRSVGMTEAGERLLLQVRPAAQQLLHGIESARSLGNSVTGLLRISVPKASVQILTERFVTGFLVANPKLQLELVGDDRLVDIVAEGCDAGVRPRSFVHADMVAVPLTAEEPQVVVGSPALLARFGRPRTPDDLREIPCITFRQAGVVLDEWAFNVRGDPHSVHVRGPLILDDVAACVHAAEQGVGLFRLPRSIVARNIHAGTLEVILSSFHMEFPGLALYYPSRSMVLPKLRAFVDYVLANKL; encoded by the coding sequence ATGAACTACACAATCGGACAAGGCGATCTAGATGGCGTGGTGGTGTTTCTGGCGGTCGCCGAGGAACGAGGTTTCCGCGCGGCTGCTCGACGACTTGGCATTACCCCGTCTGCGGTTAGCCAGGCGATCCGTGCCTTCGAGGGCCGTATCGGGGTGACGCTGCTCTCGCGTACGACGCGCAGCGTCGGAATGACCGAAGCTGGGGAACGGTTGCTGCTCCAAGTACGACCGGCGGCACAGCAACTGCTCCACGGAATAGAGTCCGCTCGCAGCCTCGGAAATTCGGTCACGGGGTTGCTGCGCATTAGCGTTCCAAAGGCAAGCGTACAGATCCTGACTGAGCGGTTTGTTACAGGCTTCCTGGTTGCGAATCCAAAACTCCAACTCGAGTTGGTCGGCGACGACCGGTTGGTAGACATCGTTGCAGAGGGATGCGATGCGGGAGTGCGGCCCCGGTCATTCGTGCATGCAGACATGGTGGCAGTGCCGCTCACTGCTGAGGAGCCGCAAGTGGTAGTCGGCTCTCCTGCCCTGTTGGCGCGCTTCGGACGACCCAGAACACCGGACGACCTGCGAGAAATCCCCTGTATAACCTTCAGGCAGGCCGGCGTCGTACTCGACGAGTGGGCATTCAATGTCCGTGGGGATCCGCATAGCGTTCACGTGCGCGGTCCGTTGATACTCGACGACGTTGCCGCCTGTGTCCACGCTGCGGAGCAAGGGGTGGGGCTGTTCAGGCTCCCGCGCTCGATCGTTGCACGCAACATTCATGCGGGAACGCTGGAAGTCATCCTGAGCAGCTTCCACATGGAATTTCCGGGATTGGCTCTCTACTACCCCAGCCGCAGCATGGTTCTTCCCAAGCTGCGCGCTTTTGTGGATTACGTGCTGGCCAACAAGCTGTGA
- a CDS encoding zinc-dependent alcohol dehydrogenase family protein, translating to MITETKQSRAFGIDKTVGVAGLSLRSSPIPRPAPGEVLVHVRASSLNYRDLIILEGNYPMSIPAGRIPLSDGAGEVVAVGQGVTRFKVGDRVINSFFPEWIDGPFTGAYSQYSGDVDGWLADYRAVAADALISIPDSLDFAEAATLPCAGVTAWSALNGVRAGETVLTLGTGGVSLFAVQLAKAMGVRVIATTSSDTKARQLKGLGADETINYKEKPEWSQQVRELTGGRGAHRIVEVGGAGTFDQSIKAIALGGQVSMVGVVAGFQGTVEVLPMFMSQARYQSIALGSRQDLQDLVRFIAEHRIRPVIDSSYAFDDARLAFERLMTRNVFGKVVVNH from the coding sequence ATGATCACTGAAACCAAACAATCTCGTGCTTTTGGCATCGATAAAACCGTCGGCGTAGCAGGCCTTTCCCTCCGTTCGTCTCCTATTCCCAGGCCCGCGCCCGGCGAAGTGCTCGTGCATGTCCGGGCATCTTCGTTGAATTATCGAGACTTGATCATCCTGGAAGGCAATTACCCCATGTCGATCCCGGCCGGTCGAATTCCGCTTTCGGACGGCGCCGGGGAAGTTGTAGCCGTCGGTCAGGGTGTCACCCGGTTCAAAGTGGGGGATCGGGTGATCAACTCATTTTTCCCCGAATGGATCGACGGTCCCTTTACCGGGGCATACTCGCAGTACTCTGGTGACGTGGACGGTTGGCTCGCCGACTATCGCGCGGTGGCCGCTGATGCGTTGATTTCGATTCCAGATAGCCTGGATTTCGCCGAAGCTGCCACGCTGCCGTGCGCCGGCGTCACGGCGTGGTCTGCCCTAAACGGCGTGCGGGCGGGCGAGACCGTTCTCACCTTGGGAACCGGCGGTGTGTCGTTGTTTGCCGTCCAACTGGCGAAGGCGATGGGGGTCAGGGTCATTGCCACCACGTCCAGCGACACGAAGGCCCGGCAACTCAAAGGCTTGGGTGCGGACGAAACGATCAACTACAAAGAAAAGCCTGAATGGTCCCAGCAGGTGCGCGAGCTGACGGGTGGACGCGGTGCGCATCGCATCGTGGAAGTCGGTGGCGCAGGCACGTTTGATCAATCGATTAAGGCCATCGCCTTGGGTGGACAGGTATCGATGGTGGGTGTGGTTGCCGGATTTCAAGGAACAGTTGAAGTCCTGCCTATGTTCATGAGCCAGGCGCGCTACCAAAGCATAGCGCTGGGCAGTCGCCAGGACCTTCAGGACTTGGTGCGATTCATTGCCGAGCACAGGATCCGCCCAGTCATTGACAGCAGTTATGCATTCGACGACGCGAGGCTCGCATTCGAGCGGCTGATGACACGCAACGTGTTCGGAAAGGTAGTTGTCAATCACTGA
- a CDS encoding DUF1330 domain-containing protein, with protein sequence MTAYVIFIREKTLDQREMDIYAEKVPSTLPSVPIQMLSAYGRLEVFEGNTPEGVVLFAFPTVEDAKAWYFSEAYQSVAKHRHAGATYRGFVVEGVTG encoded by the coding sequence ATGACTGCCTACGTTATCTTTATTCGAGAAAAAACGCTCGATCAACGCGAAATGGACATATACGCCGAGAAAGTCCCTTCCACGTTGCCCAGTGTGCCCATCCAGATGCTCTCTGCTTACGGCCGCCTCGAAGTATTCGAGGGCAATACGCCGGAAGGCGTCGTCCTGTTTGCTTTTCCGACCGTTGAAGACGCGAAGGCCTGGTACTTCAGCGAAGCGTACCAGTCGGTTGCCAAGCACAGACATGCAGGTGCAACGTACAGAGGATTCGTTGTGGAAGGCGTGACGGGATAG
- a CDS encoding LysR family transcriptional regulator: MNVQSMRFNRLDLNLLIGLDVLLTECSTTRAARRLCLSQSATSGILSRLREYFGDELLVQSGRKMAPTPLALSLMEPVREILLKIQKTVETAVEFQPETAVRHFRIVASDFVSSVVMTELARQVNIVAPFVTTEIRQPNERSIAQMERGEIDIVLMPERYLSRSYPSEVLFADEFSCIVWEGNKEVGAQLTETDYLRLGHVATSFGSHQDFAFDEWFFKSIGLNRRIEVVCSAFNLLPQFVIGTQRIATLQRQLATQLAKYYPIRVLKPPVPIPQIVECMQWHQSNQADPAHLWLRSMLRQAAQSAGGLGGGYRAVSDTQVPAAPISSWIGPVMPESRSEAWAS, from the coding sequence ATGAACGTACAGAGCATGCGGTTCAACCGCCTCGACCTGAATCTTCTCATCGGCCTGGATGTACTGCTCACCGAATGCAGTACTACTCGTGCCGCGCGGCGCCTCTGCCTCAGCCAGTCAGCTACCAGCGGCATCCTCTCTCGGTTGCGCGAATACTTCGGAGATGAGCTGCTGGTGCAGTCAGGACGCAAGATGGCACCAACACCGTTGGCACTGTCCCTGATGGAGCCGGTGCGCGAAATCCTGCTAAAGATTCAGAAAACGGTCGAGACAGCGGTCGAGTTTCAGCCCGAGACCGCCGTGCGGCATTTCCGCATCGTTGCTTCTGACTTCGTCAGTTCCGTCGTGATGACCGAACTGGCCAGGCAGGTCAACATCGTAGCCCCATTCGTGACGACGGAAATCCGCCAGCCGAACGAGCGCTCGATAGCGCAGATGGAGCGAGGCGAGATCGACATCGTCCTGATGCCGGAACGCTACTTGTCGCGCAGCTACCCCAGCGAAGTTCTGTTCGCCGACGAGTTCAGCTGCATTGTCTGGGAGGGCAACAAGGAAGTCGGGGCCCAGCTCACTGAGACGGATTATCTTCGCCTCGGCCACGTGGCGACGTCGTTCGGGTCGCACCAGGATTTCGCGTTCGATGAGTGGTTTTTCAAGAGTATAGGTCTGAACCGCCGCATCGAGGTCGTGTGCAGTGCTTTTAACCTGCTGCCGCAATTTGTCATCGGTACCCAACGTATCGCTACGCTGCAGCGCCAGCTTGCAACCCAGCTGGCCAAGTATTATCCGATCCGCGTGCTCAAGCCACCGGTTCCGATTCCGCAGATCGTCGAGTGCATGCAGTGGCACCAATCCAACCAGGCGGATCCAGCCCATTTATGGCTGCGCTCGATGCTGCGCCAGGCGGCCCAGAGCGCAGGCGGACTGGGCGGCGGTTATCGTGCAGTATCGGATACGCAGGTGCCGGCGGCGCCCATCAGCAGCTGGATCGGGCCGGTCATGCCGGAATCGCGCAGCGAAGCCTGGGCGTCATAG
- a CDS encoding glycoside hydrolase family 3 protein gives MNTTRMGAIAACCALWGCASTSGTAPTAQAMSGSRTVPALSVDGLQFRDLNRNGVLDAYEDWRLTPRERARNLVGMMTLKEKAGVMIHGTIVLDAKNATLDVAATRKLLEENRINTFLTRQNGDAARLAATHNTLQALAEQSRLGIPVSISSDPRHHFLETVGQGVAAGSFSTWPNPLGLAAIGDPAVTHTFGDIVRQEYGAVGIAVALSPQADLATEPRWSRAYATFGEDADVASRHVQAYVEGLQNGAEGIRQGSVVAVVKHWAGYGAAKDGWDSHNPYGKHMAFPGGNFAYHLKPFDGAFAAKVGSIMPTYSVPDGEVSVEGITLDHVGGAFNKPLLTDLLRGRRGFDGVVLSDWAVTRDCAEACIDGVPAGAYPLAFFPKWGTPWGVEMLSERARMVKAVDAGVDQFGGTDASALLVDAVQAGELAVELVDRAVMRILLQKFEQGLFENPFVDEAQAGARVNTAAFQAAALDAQRRSLVLLQNKGGVLPLRAAGLKVYLRGIDADTARRHGLQVVAEPELADVAIVRAAAPFERLHPNYIFGLLTHEGSLAFRDGNADYDAIKRISAKVPTIVTVYLDRPALLANIVDKAAAVIANFGIGDAALLDVLTGIVAPQGKLPVELPSTEAAVAAQRPDLPHDSAVPLFPFGYGMTY, from the coding sequence ATGAATACCACCCGCATGGGCGCGATCGCCGCCTGCTGCGCCCTCTGGGGCTGTGCTTCCACCTCCGGCACCGCGCCTACCGCGCAAGCCATGTCGGGTAGCCGTACGGTTCCAGCGTTGTCGGTCGACGGTCTGCAATTCCGCGACCTGAACCGCAATGGCGTCCTCGATGCCTACGAAGACTGGCGTCTCACGCCGCGCGAGCGCGCGCGCAACCTTGTGGGCATGATGACACTCAAGGAAAAAGCCGGGGTCATGATCCACGGCACCATCGTCCTCGATGCCAAGAACGCGACGCTGGATGTCGCCGCCACCCGCAAGCTGCTCGAGGAAAACCGGATCAACACTTTCCTGACGCGCCAGAACGGCGACGCGGCGCGCCTGGCCGCTACCCACAACACGCTGCAGGCGCTGGCGGAACAATCGCGCCTGGGCATCCCCGTCTCGATCAGCTCCGATCCGCGCCATCACTTCCTGGAAACCGTCGGCCAGGGCGTGGCCGCCGGTTCGTTCTCGACCTGGCCCAACCCGCTGGGCCTGGCCGCGATCGGCGATCCGGCAGTCACACACACCTTTGGCGACATCGTGCGCCAGGAATACGGCGCCGTGGGCATTGCCGTCGCATTGTCACCGCAGGCCGACCTCGCGACCGAACCGCGTTGGTCGCGCGCCTATGCGACCTTCGGCGAGGATGCTGACGTCGCGAGCCGGCACGTACAGGCGTATGTCGAAGGCTTGCAGAACGGCGCGGAAGGCATTCGCCAGGGCAGCGTCGTCGCGGTGGTAAAGCACTGGGCCGGCTACGGCGCCGCCAAGGATGGCTGGGACAGCCACAACCCCTACGGGAAGCACATGGCCTTCCCGGGCGGGAATTTCGCTTACCACCTGAAACCGTTCGATGGCGCGTTCGCAGCCAAGGTGGGTTCGATCATGCCGACGTATTCCGTCCCCGACGGCGAGGTCAGCGTCGAAGGCATCACGCTGGACCACGTCGGCGGGGCCTTCAACAAGCCGCTGCTGACGGACCTGCTGCGCGGCCGGCGCGGCTTCGACGGCGTCGTGCTAAGCGACTGGGCGGTGACCAGGGATTGCGCGGAAGCGTGCATCGACGGCGTGCCCGCTGGCGCCTACCCACTGGCGTTCTTCCCGAAATGGGGCACGCCTTGGGGCGTCGAGATGCTCAGCGAGCGCGCGCGCATGGTCAAGGCGGTCGACGCCGGCGTTGACCAGTTCGGCGGGACCGACGCGTCGGCGCTGCTGGTGGACGCCGTCCAGGCTGGCGAACTGGCAGTGGAACTGGTGGATCGCGCCGTCATGCGCATCCTGCTGCAGAAATTCGAGCAAGGCCTGTTCGAGAATCCGTTCGTCGACGAGGCGCAGGCCGGCGCGCGCGTGAACACGGCCGCATTTCAGGCCGCTGCGCTCGACGCCCAGCGGCGGTCGCTCGTCCTACTGCAGAACAAGGGCGGTGTCCTGCCGCTCCGGGCAGCCGGCCTGAAAGTTTACCTGCGCGGGATCGACGCGGACACGGCGCGCCGCCACGGCCTGCAGGTGGTGGCCGAGCCCGAACTGGCCGATGTCGCCATCGTGCGGGCGGCCGCGCCGTTCGAGCGGCTCCACCCCAATTACATCTTCGGGCTGCTCACGCACGAAGGAAGCCTGGCCTTCCGCGACGGGAATGCCGACTACGATGCCATCAAGCGGATCAGCGCCAAGGTACCGACCATCGTCACGGTGTATCTGGACCGCCCCGCCCTGCTTGCCAACATCGTCGACAAGGCCGCAGCCGTCATCGCCAACTTCGGCATCGGCGACGCGGCCCTGCTGGACGTGCTGACCGGGATAGTGGCACCGCAGGGTAAACTCCCGGTCGAACTGCCGTCGACCGAAGCGGCGGTGGCGGCGCAGCGGCCGGACCTGCCGCACGACAGCGCGGTACCGCTGTTCCCATTCGGCTATGGCATGACCTACTGA